From Juglans regia cultivar Chandler chromosome 6, Walnut 2.0, whole genome shotgun sequence, the proteins below share one genomic window:
- the LOC108982993 gene encoding DUF21 domain-containing protein At1g47330 isoform X3 translates to MADLACCGTEFSLYVLAIIGLVCFAGLMAGLTLGLMSLGLVDLEVLIKSGRPQDRAHAAKIFPVVKNQHLLLCTLLIGNSLAMEALPIFLDKLVPPWAAILISVTLILMFGEILPQAVCTRYGLRVGAIMAPLVRLLLLLFFPLSYPISKVLDWMLGKGHAVLLRRAELKTFVNFHGNEAGKGGDLTHDETTIITGALELTEKTAKDAMTPISNAFSLDLDANLDLETLNAIMTKGHSRVPVYAGSQKNIIGLVLVKNLLTVDPDDAVPLRTMIIRKIPR, encoded by the exons atggcGGACCTGGCGTGCTGTGGGACGGAGTTCTCGTTGTACGTGCTGGCGATTATAGGTCTGGTTTGCTTTGCCGGGCTTATGGCTGGACTCACCCTTGGACTCATGTCTCTCGGTCTCGTCGACCTCGAGGTCCTCATCAAGTCCGGTCGTCCTCAGGATCGCGCACACGCCG CTAAAATATTTCCAGTGGTAAAGAATCAGCATCTTCTACTTTGTACACTATTGATTGGAAACTCTTTAGCAATGGAG GCCCTTCCCATATTCTTGGACAAGCTTGTGCCTCCATGGGCAGCAATACTGATATCAGTGACTCTGATCCTCATGTTTGGTGAG ATTTTGCCACAAGCGGTCTGCACTCGCTATGGCTTGAGGGTTGGAGCAATCATGGCTCCCCTAGTTCGTCTTCTTCTTTTGCTGTTCTTCCCTCTTTCTTATCCAATTAGTAAG GTGTTGGATTGGATGTTGGGTAAGGGACATGCCGTCCTCTTACGGCGAGCGGAGCTCAAAACTTTTGTGAATTTCCATGGCAATGAG GCCGGGAAAGGCGGGGATTTAACACATGATGAGACTACTATCATCACTGGGGCTCTTGAATTGACCGAAAAGACTGCAAAAGATGCCATGACCCCCATATCGAATGCATTTTCCCTTGATCTGGATGCAAATCTTGATTT GGAAACATTGAATGCGATAATGACAAAGGGTCATAGTAGAGTCCCGGTTTATGCTGGAAGCCAAAAGAACATAATTGGACTTGTTCtg
- the LOC108982804 gene encoding putative S-adenosyl-L-methionine-dependent methyltransferase Mvan_0910, producing the protein MSDQENALPTDPTWPELKLPELLFTDTVREVHATIENEWDPLLRSACQTAAGRALWKHLIHDPLADLLAGETYLTSLYEKIKKDRINNAREVSGVILAVRTLWFDSKLEAALNSFTRREAQVVILGAGMDARAYRLSCLKDSDVFEVDFPKVLQVKTTLLQAAMETTNEHQHLTLKSKSLTRVAADIRDSDWLEKLQISGFVPEKNTIWVLEGILYYLSQPQAMQVLKTIAEKCALTSTVLLADFMNKSSITLSSSIFHFYSDWPDHLLPSLGFSHVKLSQIGDPDAHFGLMHDPLNLFNRLRSLPRSLQNHPDDGTPCCRLYLVQASGSPNQTILP; encoded by the exons ATGTCAGACCAAGAAAATGCCTTGCCTACAGACCCAACTTGGCCTGAGCTTAAGCTCCCAGAACTGCTATTTACAGACACGGTTAGAGAAGTCCATGCCACCATTGAAAATGAATGGGATCCCCTCCTGCGCTCAGCGTGTCAAACAGCTGCAGGAAGAGCACTTTGGAAGCATTTGATCCATGACCCTCTTGCAGACTTGCTTGCAGGAGAAACTTACCTCACAAGCCTGTACGAGAAGATCAAGAAAGACCGTATCAACAATGCACGAGAAGTTTCTGGGGTGATTCTTGCTGTCCGGACCCTCTGGTTTGATTCCAAACTTGAAGCTGCTTTGAATTCCTTCACTAGGAGAGAAGCGCAGGTTGTCATTCTCGGTGCAG GAATGGATGCAAGGGCATACCGTTTAAGCTGTTTGAAGGACAGTGATGTTTTTGAAGTTGATTTTCCCAAAGTTTTGCAAGTGAAAACCACTCTTCTGCAGGCAGCAATGGAAACCACAAATGAACACCAGCATCTAACACTGAAATCAAAATCACTGACCAGGGTGGCTGCTGACATCAGAGATAGTGACTGGCTTGAAAAGCTTCAAATATCAGGTTTTGTGCCAGAGAAGAACACAATATGGGTTCTTGAAGGTATACTTTACTACCTGTCACAGCCCCAGGCGATGCAGGTACTGAAGACCATAGCTGAAAAGTGTGCCCTAACCAGCACAGTCCTATTAGCAGACTTCATGAACAAATCATCAATCACACTTTCAAGTTCCATCTTCCACTTTTACAGTGATTGGCCTGATCATCTTCTGCCATCTCTCGGGTTTTCTCATGTTAAGCTTTCACAAATTGGTGATCCAGATGCTCATTTTGGGTTAATGCATGATCCCCTAAATCTGTTCAACAGACTTCGCAGCTTGCCTAGATCTCTACAAAACCACCCAGATGATGGAACACCATGCTGTCGCTTATATTTGGTGCAGGCTTCTGGTTCACCCAACCAAACCATTCTTCCATAG
- the LOC108982805 gene encoding uncharacterized protein LOC108982805 has product MTAALPLHRLSALSSSPSCHHPHHTTTLNGLSFFPPNPPNSKQALFPKPRDHHPFRIHISRRDAASLSFLALVPFFSPVAPPASAFSIGISGPKDWLKEQKRKASKFLLAPIDASRESLRAAYLLLTAVGSEYTNEDLEKVQGLLRSAARDCVPEDRNSIVSFQASTGVEVCTFRLVVKNAASLLDNKDPVKLEAEAILSDLIRSFTSLNGLASEADIQVASNRQNVAAALMDTISCLDKFEQGIKECLEV; this is encoded by the exons ATGACAGCAGCATTGCCTCTGCACCGACTCTCCGCCTTATCATCATCTCCAAGCTGCCATCATCCTCATCACACCACCACTCTCAACGGcctctctttcttccctccAAATCCCCCAAATTCAAAACAAGCTCTCTTTCCTAAACCTCGAGATCATCATCCTTTCCGAATCCATATATCTCGCAGAGACGCTGCTTCCCTTTCCTTCCTTGCTCTAGTGCCTTTCTTCTCTCCGGTCGCGCCCCCTGCATCTGCCTTCTCCATCGGCATTT CAGGACCGAAGGATTGGTTGAAAGAGCAAAAGAGGAAGGCTTCCAAATTCCTTTTGGCCCCTATTGACGCCTCAAGAGAAAGCCTTCGCGCTGCCTATCTCTTACTCA CCGCTGTGGGTTCTGAATATACCAATGAGGACTTAGAGAAAGTTCAAGGGCTGTTGCGGTCGGCCGCCAGGGATTGCGTTCCAGAGGATAGGAATTCTATTGTTAGCTTTCAAGCCAGCACGGGAGTCGAG GTTTGTACATTCCGATTGGTTGTGAAAAATGCAGCCTCACTGCTTGATAACAAAGATCCTGTGAAGCTGGAGGCTGAAGCTATACTGAGTGATCTTATAAG ATCTTTCACTTCGCTGAATGGTCTAGCAAGTGAAGCGGATATTCAAGTTGCATCCAATAG ACAAAACGTAGCAGCTGCACTCATGGATACAATATCTTGTCTTGACAAGTTTGAGCAGGGTATTAAAGAATGCCTTGAAGTTTGA